The segment tttcatagccgatcattaagagtatctctaccgctcctgcggtctctagagagttgaaaacagcaggtcagggacaggtagcacgtccggtgaacaggtcagggttccatagccgcaggcagaacagttgaaactggagcagcaacacggccaggtggactggggacagcaaggagtcatcatgccaggtcgtcctgaggcatggtcctagggctcaggtcctccgagagagagaaagaaagagagaaagagagaattagagagagcatacttaaattcacacagggcaccggataagacaggaagtactccagatataacaaactgaccctagccccccgacacataaactactgcagcataaatactggaggctgagacaggaggggtcaggagacactgtggccccatccgatgatacccccggacagggccaaacaggaaggatataaccccacccactttgccaaagcacagcccccacaccactagagggatatcttcaaccaccaacttaccatcccgagacaaggcagagtatagcccacaaagatttccgccacggcacaacccaagggggggcaccaacccagacaggaagataacgtcattgactcaacccactcaagtgacgcacccctcctagggacggcatgaaagagcaccagtaagccagtgactcagcccctgtaatagggttagaggcagagaatctcagtggagagaggggaaccggccaggcagagacagcaagggcggttcgttgctccagagccttccgttcaccttcacactcctgggccagactacactcaatcatatgacctactgaagagatgagtcttcagtaaagacttaaaggttgagaccgagtctgcgtctctcacatgggtaggcagaccattccataaaaattgagatctataggagaaagccctgcctccagctgtttgcttagaaattctagggacaattaggaggcctgcgtcttgtgaccgtagcgtacgtgtaggtatgtacggcaggaccaactcggaaagataggtaggagcaagcccatgtaatgctttgtaggttagcagtaaaaccttgaaatcagcccttgccttaacaggaagccagtgtagggaggctagcactggagtaatatgatcaaattttttggttctagtcaggattctagcagccgtatttagcactaactgaagtttatttagtgctttatccgggtagccggaaagtagagcattgcagtagtctaatctagaagtaacaaaagcatggattaattgaGTACCAGCAcccaggggcacaactttcactggggacgtgGGGATTCTGAAATTGCCTTTTTGTCtgcccccccagttttatcattggaatgtgatacaaaacgagtaGGGTGttctttaggaccatgcggacgcctccgagcgtcgggtaggctgtttgaagtgtttatctgactggattaaaaatatatatatatacaaaaagaaTGTCCCGctcacttctaaaaccaaagttgtgccAGCACTTATTTCAGACCAAGTCAAGCACTGGGTTTCACCCCCTAGAAGATTAGGCTAGCTTATGCATTTAATATAAATGTAATTATTTAAAGTAGCTCATAAAACAAGTTCATTTCGTATTGATATTTTGGGGAAACAGAACAAGTGAAATGTGCAAGAATAAAGTTACAAAAATTATTCAATGCTGTATGGTAAGTTATTTGAATTATTATTTAGACTATCATGTTAGACTTAAAGTTTAGTGTtaaaaaacaacacattacatcCTTATAACActaataaataaaaacacaaatTGTCTTGTTGTAGATTTGGCCATACAATTTATAATATTCACCCATTCCATACAGCTTTCATACCCCAATTTGAGAAGTCACCTAGACATTTCTTTGAAGCGACATCTGATGGAGTAAAATGTTTTGATTTCCTATTGTCCCCTCTGGACTCGTCGCCTGATGTTGATTCAAGCCGTGCATTTATGTTTCCTCACTCACGTTAATTTAAACTTGTTAGGGCTAAGGTCCTTtattctcaatttccgcctgactgatgtgcccaaagtaaactgcctgttgctccagccctgaagccaggatatgcatataattggtacaaTTCGAAAGaagacactttgaagtttgtagaaatgttaaaataatgtaggagactataacacaatttatatgataggagaaaatccaaagaaaaaccaaactgattttttttttttgagagcccatgctcttacaatggaaagtaaaGGGACATTCTGAAATCTAGCTCTCAGggtgcaattcctatggcttccactgtgTTTCAGCACTCAatattcaaggtttcaggcttgttacttccaaaacgaggaagaatAATAAGTTTTACCACAGGGATACAGACTTGGAAATTCGTGTATGCGCGCGCGAGGAAGAGGACCTGCTAATAacgttttcctattgaacatacttctttccgtatgaaatattatagtttaattacattttagggtatctgaggatttaatagaaacgtattttgaggggaagaggggaagatTTTTGCATTCCTATCttggcatgttgaacgagtggattactcaaatcaacggcgccaactaaacagactttttgggatatcaAGAAGGATTTTATAtaacaaaatgacactacatgttatagctgggaccctttggacaaatcagaggaagattttcaaaaagtaagtgaatatttaatcgctatttgtgaattcatgaaacctgtgccggtgggaaaatattttgatgtggggcgccatcctcaaacaatcgcatggcatgctttcgtgGTAAAGCttattgtaaatcggacagtgcagttagattaacaagaatttaagcttttaaccgatataagacacttgaatgttcctaaatgtttaatatccatcatttttatgattatttatttgaattgcgcgcttTTCAGTTTCACcagaagttgtcccgctagcgggacacccaTCCTTATTCACAAACATTCTACAGACATGCCAATGCCAACACAGATAAACTGGCATCAGTTTACCCTCAAAAAGGTATTCCAGCCAATAGAGAATCTGTTCAACATAAATGTATTCATTCAAACACTGAAATCGAGGATAAACAATTGGATAAAATAAGGAGCTTTTTAAATTTGTTTAATTAAGTGACTTATAGGTTCCTCTGTATCTCCTGCTTATTTCATGttagctaatttattgaaaattaaatacagaaatttctcatttacgtaagtattaaCAGTACGAGTCAAGACAGCCATTTtgaagtctttccatagattttcaagctgatttgagtcagaactgtaactaggccactcaggaacattcaatgtcgtcttggtaagcaactccagtgtagatttggccttgtgttttaggttattgtcctgctgaaaggtgaatttctctcccagtgtctattggaaagcagacaacATTTTGCCTGTGCTAATAGCTGTATTCCTTTCCTTTTTATCCCAAAAAAACCTCCCTAgttcttgccaatgacaagcatatccataacatgatgcagccaccaccatacttgaaaatatgaTGAGTGATACTGAGTGATGTATTGtattggatttgcaccaaacataaccctttgtattcaggacaaaaagtgaatttctttcctccattttttgcagtattacctAAGTGCCTGGTTGCAAACAGGATTTTGGAATATATGTATTCTatacatgcttccttcttttcactctgttggttagttttgtggagtaactacaatgttgttgatccatcctcagttctcatatcacaaccatcAAACTatttaactgttttaaaatcacgaTTGGcttcattgtgaaatccctgagcagttttcttcctctccagcaactgagttaggaaggatgcctgtatctttgtagtgactgggtataattaataacttccccatgctcaaagggacattcagcatctgctttttttttttttacacttataccaatcggtgcccttctttgcgaatcattgaaaaacctccctggtctttgtggttgaatatgtgctTGAAATGTAGTACTccattgagggaccttacagatatttGAAATGTCTCATCTGATAATTTGACATACTCCAAATATCATGTCATTAAAAAGGGAAATGTAACTAGGTATATAATCAGTAAGTACAAAAATGATCTCCTAGTGTCAGAGAAATTgatgtaataataatataataatgagTAAATTACAACTGATCATCTTTCACCCAGCAACAGTGAGGGTTAGTCATAATCACATCTGTATCACCACCTCCAGCCTCACAGTCCATCCTTCTCTAGAAGAAATCAATAAAAGAGTATAGTTTAGCCAGGTCACAGATCTTGTTGTTGTTCCTTGTCCTACATGACAAGTAACACAACAGTGTTGTCTGAAGCTACCAGGTTAGGATGGTGTGACCAGGAAAGAAAAACCGCAAAAATATCTAGTTATTCCATTATCAgtaatcatatatatatattttttaaaggtaCTAATGATAATACTTTGTGTTAAATCTGGCTAAATGTCACAAATGAACAAAATTCCACTGAGATGTGGCTTTGGCAAAAACACAAGGCAGAGATGAAGGCAGAGGGTACTCTGTCATTATTAGACGGACCAATATTGTGTGTCGAATCGTCAATGACAGGTTTGGGAGGAAAATCAAAAGGCACAGGTTAAAGAGAAAGAACAATTTCCAAAATATGTAATCCATAGCATGAGCATAGTCATTGTGGTTTAAAGAAATAATGAAACCGTGTTCATTCTTCAATGGACCCCATTTCAAGACTTCTGGTAAAACATCATAAAATGCATATTTTcaacaatgtacagtaccagtcaaaagtttggacacacctactaattccagggtttttcttaattttttaaactattttgtacattgtagaataatagtgaagacatcaaaacaatagTTTTGGGTTTTAGTAACCCAAAAAATGTGAAACaaatcacgcagtctcctctgaactgttgatgttgagatgtgtctgttacttgaactctgtgaagcatttatttggactgtaatctgaggtgcagttaactctaatgaacttaactctggctcttcctttcctgtggcggtcctcatgagagccagtttcatcctaACGCTTGATCGTTCTTGcgactgcacatgaagaaactttcaaagtgcttgaaattttctggattgactgaccttcatgtcttaaagtaatgatggactgtcgtttctctttgcttatttgagctgttcttgccataatacggacttggtattttaccaaattgggctatcttctctataccacccctaccatgtcacaacacaactgattggctcaaacgcaataagaaggaaagaaattccacaaatgtacttttaacaaggcacacctgttcattgaaatgcattccaggtgactacctcatgaagctggttgagagaatgccaacagtgtgcaaagctgtcatcaaggcaaagggtggctactttgaagaatctcaaatatagatgatattttgtagaaatgtcatgacttccaccgaaggtggctcctcttcctgttcgggcggcgctcggcggtcgtcgtcaccggtctactagctgccaccgattcccttttctttttctgttggttatgtctgtattggtttcacctgtttcttgtttggggGTTGTTTCAGGGCTATTTAAGCCTTTTatgcccgcctgcttttgtgcgggcttgttctctgttttgtttgtggatggttatgttttgtattttccgGACTGTTTGGTGTCCTGTTTTGGGTCGGTCATTATTTTAGCCTGTTGTTTTGGCGTGACCATTTACTTACCGAAATAAATAAGTTTTTTCCCGaaacctctgctctctgcgcctgactccacacccaccactcctagctacgtgacaagaaaatagaaaaacccttgaatgagtaggtgtgtccaaacttttgactggtactgtacgtaccGATATACTGATTTCTATCATCTGTCAGACATACTCAATTCAGTAACATTCAGGGGTCATCCTTTGTGTATAGAAAAATGGTAGAAAACAACAATGATATAAAACGTGATAAAATAGCTGATTCAATTGTAGTTtaagatttaaaaaatacaaaataactagAAATGTGTAAATACAAAGCTTTTCTTTGAAATACCATACTCACATATAAAATTAAGTGACAGTAAAGTCATATGACAACACACATCATACTACCGATGGCCCATGACAGCTAAAACTACCGGGAAAGTGCTGCTTTTAGCAAACCAGCCAGCTTCCCAGACTGCCCCAAGACAGTGTTTGGAATTACAAGGACACACTCTCACATTAAAATCAAATGTGCGAGGTGACAAGTACCCTTTCTAATGTTGGGCTgtgaggtgggagggaggggcgCCTAACTAGCTCTGAAGCCACTCCATCCTCAGTTCAGCAACCTATTTTCTGTACCAGTCGTGAAATTTGGAGAAGCAAAACTCAGGAGAGAGACGCACCCCTACTGCGCGGAGGCACAGGCGGAGGCCTGACCACATCGCCCCCTCCGTTCCCATTTCTGTTCCCCTCCCACGGCACACCAGAGGGGGGCAGTCTGCGCACCCATTGACCTGAGCAGAGGGCTTACTCTCTTTAGATCTGCCTGAAAGGAGTTGCACCTCCTCCTGAAGGCTGAGGGTATGAGTCTCCCCCTGTGCGACAGCTGAACCTGTAACCTGGGAAGAGGGCACCAGGGGAGCACTGGATGATGTTCCTGATTTGGAGCGTGCCACCGCCACAACCTTCCTGGAGGACTTGGGCATGCCCTGCAGCCATCCAGGCCCATCCTGgatctcctccagctcccacaccaccaGGCGCATGTAGCCGAAGCTGGCTCGTGACACAGCTTTCATCCAAGATTCCATGGCTGCCTGGTTCTCCGCCGCCATCTTGTAGACACACACCTTGGCACAGTCAAACTTGATGGTAAAGGCGAGCTCTTCAGCTGATTTGCAGAGCATCACGGTGCAGGCCTCCAACACGATGACGCCGTTGGGTTCCTGGCTCTCACACTCCTCAAAGTAGAATAGCATGTTGCCCTTCAGGATGAACCAGCGCCTGTGGTAGGCTGTGTTCCACTCCCCCTTCTTGAACAGAAAACCCATCATGTCTGGCGGCGAGCCGCAGGTGGCATAGTGAGCCACACTACATTTGTTCAGCTTCATTACTCTACCTCCACAGGGGAGTCCTTAATAATAGAAAAAGTACAATACAGCATCTGGTTACTAGTCAAACTCATCAATAAGATGATGTATGAATTATTTAGGTAATCATCTTTCACAATACGGTTTAGAAGCGTCTAGGATTAGACTACTGTAAACAAACGTCCTGTCTACCCATTTGTAGGTTACAAGTAGTGTAGTGCAACGTCTTGAattatttggatttgtttacgaGATGCCTGGGGTCATGCAAGAGGTCACTGTAATGGTCTCTGCTAGCTAGATCCACTTAGCCTAATGGCATTGACGTAATATGATTGGACAGGTGAAGGCGAGTGCTCTGCCACATACAGTAGCTTTCACATGTCCAGACAAGTCTTTTCAGTGATGCATTTTTTAAGTATTAGGCTACTACAGGGTTAGGGTGCAAAAATGTGCTTTTACATTTAACAGCATTTTCAGTCAATTGGTGCGTCAAAGACTGGATGTAGATGAGGGGTATCCTCATAGGTCTATCTCATATCCAGTAAGTGAATCCTTCACAGTCCAGTTTAACCTCACAACAGCCTTGGAACTCAGAATTCAACATCCCTCCTCTCGCCTTCTGCTGGAGTTGAAACAGAAAATAGTATACTGCAAAATATTACactgaatcagctgtgtagtgctacggcaaaaaccaaaacatgcacaccttggggtccccaggaccgcaTTTGGGATTACGCTGAATTAGAataaaggttagggtaagggaCAGGGCTAAGGCTAGGGTAATGGTTAaatttagggttagaataagggttaaggttatggttagagCTACGGTTAGTAGTAGATAGTTAAGGGAGTATGCTAGTCACATAATCAGCGTAATAAATACACCCCAGTGTTAGCTAGTCAATCCAACCAGGGAAAGTTGAAAAAAGACAACGGTCACaaaaaaaaaactatagtttgctgcCCCTACTATCTGCCTAGCTAAATGTTTTTGGTCCAGACAGTAAACTTCAGCAAGTGCAGTTTGCTCACCGTAAAACAGGGTAGCCTACTTTATGCTACGTTggtaatatttatatatatatttttttaaattgggtATGACAGTTGTCCCATGTCCATCAGGGTTTTTTCTCATACCTTGCAGTGTTGTTGAAGCCAGAGACGGAAGAGGGAACGAGACATCAGACCTCTGGGGGTCAACATCCCACTCCCAATCTTTTTCTGTTTCAATGGAAGTCAatggcctctcctctccttccttaaTCCGAAGACCAATACCTGGATAAGTGCTCGAGGAGTGTGTCAATTGGAAAAGGCTATAAGGAcagaatttattttaaaaatgtggttagggtaagggttagggtcgGAGTTAAGggtttggttaaggttagggtaagggtccGTTTTAGGTTTATGCAAGTTGGTTTGAAAAAAGACTAAAGTTGATGTCCACACCCCTGTGGAATTGTAATTAGcacaataaaatgtaaaaacataaAATCTGTCAGTTAAGAGATAGAGATACGTTTTTTTGTATTGGATTCATCTTAATCAACCACATCCTgatcgctctggagcaggtttttgtcAA is part of the Salvelinus namaycush isolate Seneca chromosome 18, SaNama_1.0, whole genome shotgun sequence genome and harbors:
- the LOC120063507 gene encoding sesquipedalian-1-like; its protein translation is MKLNKCSVAHYATCGSPPDMMGFLFKKGEWNTAYHRRWFILKGNMLFYFEECESQEPNGVIVLEACTVMLCKSAEELAFTIKFDCAKVCVYKMAAENQAAMESWMKAVSRASFGYMRLVVWELEEIQDGPGWLQGMPKSSRKVVAVARSKSGTSSSAPLVPSSQVTGSAVAQGETHTLSLQEEVQLLSGRSKESKPSAQVNGCADCPPLVCRGRGTEMGTEGAMWSGLRLCLRAVGVRLSPEFCFSKFHDWYRK